The region TTTTTCttaaatcttttaaaataCCATCCGAATGTATCaatttttgtatcaaaacAACTAAATAACATGAAAACAACGGAGGCAATATTGTTATTTAAGAGAAACAGATAAAACGTGGCGGCAAAATTAGtgaattttcaggaatttaattcaccaaaaataggccctgcaatAGTCAAGATGAACATTCCTATTTCAATGTCGATTCTTAGTATGTAAAGATTTCTTCAATTGCAAATGTCTTATCTATCAAACCATTGAACACTTACCAATGGTACCACAGAAAAATCCAAGTTTGTTTTCTTAACTTTCAAGCAGTGGGTCGTCCTACCTGCGGTTCGGGGCACAGAAATGTTTCCTGTTTTTATAGTCTAGACATAAagcaaaatgtaacaaaatgaaaccaattaaaaattaaatcaaacatCAGTGGACTTACAAGGAATTCTTCCACAGTCGCCTGACTTCTAATGAGTTGTTACCATCTATTTTTGGTATTAATTAGTAACATACGTGATATGCCCATTTTGAACTGCTAATAGACATATCAGACATAAAATGATGAGTGTGTGTTCTAGGAAtaatttttatcacaaaaatttttcttttcagatCATTGCAACGCTACACCTTAGTGGAATGGCATGGAGTAAACCTGGCGTAGAGTAAGTTTTTCTTTGGTGATGTGTTACCATTCTGTGCAGCTACATTAAAGATGTTTAGCTGAgttaattttttagaattcaattcttaaattgctttaaggaatttaattcggAAAAATTAATGTCATCATTTAAGTGTTCACCTATGCATCTATATCTGTTGTAAATGTTTAGCTTCTGTAACTCTTCATCTTTACTAATTtatcattattattatgaCAATCATGTGTTTATTGGGGTTTATTTCACCTAACGTTTATGCATTTTCATCtatcttcatttctttaaaaaaaaaactctgtgCTCATAAGTATCTCGTGCAATATAAACGGTtcaaaatttagtaaaaaatCAGATCGGATAGTTGCTGCGAAATGTTATTATAGGTAGGTCGAATATGATCCCAATAAACATATATTGGTGCCAGCACACCTAAAACCGTCAATTTATATTTCAGAATTGAAGAGCAACGGCTGCTTAGAATACCACAAAGTTATCCTAGACACCAGGCAACCGAAACGAATTCCAacactcaaaaaatattgagtGAAATCGAACGAATTAACATTGAGTTCGGGTATCTAAAAAAAGAACCGCAAGTTTCACCTCGTATCGACTTGGAATCGTATTTCTATCCTCGCCCGGCATATCATCCAATCCATCAACGGTACAATAATGGTATGGTTCTGCCGCCAACAATACGGCAATTGAGCATGGACGATGAATCGTCACAATTTAATCCATTCAACACTCAAACGTTCTATTACCCGACGCCATATCTGCAGGTGCCATACGCTGAATCAGCACAACCTTTTCAGCGTGTCgacaaaagtcaaaaattcgGTCCTTCTTCGGCAGAAATGACAGCCGGGAATGTGGAAAATGAGTTTCTTGATTATGCGCCACAGTATGATCCAAATAGAATGCAAGGAAAGCTGGTCAGGGATTTCATCCAAGAAAAAGCTCTGGTTCAAGcagttaagaaaattgttagcGAAATTAAAGACAACAATAAATCGCAGCAGCTGGACACAGCTGTgataatcaataaaattgaagaagagAGTAGAACCAGCCACAAGCAGCATCACCACCATAGAGGTCACACTTCGACGCAAAGTCATGTGACCAagaaacataaaacaaaaccCGATGATGGAGAGGATTCTATTGTAATTTATGCACAACCTGTGAAGGAAAATTTAGTCACAGTAACACCTCAATTGGTAGCTACAACACCTCGATTAGTTACTACATCCTCCCAATCAACAACGATTCaaggaaaatttttcactCGACCAAAACCAAAGCCCCAGACAAACAGCACAGCAGATTTACTGTATAAAACAACTGAAAGTCCTCCACCTATAGTTAGCAACATCGAACCGTCTGCAGAAAAGGAAGAATCACCCTTGGGGAAAGGCCCATTCAGCAGTTTCCTGAACAATCAAAAAGAGCAGGTGCTTGAAGCCTTACGTGAGGGTGGCATCATAATTCAAAGACTACGGGTAAAGGAAGGAGGAATCGCAATTGCAGGACCAGGCGGAGTTGCTACTGCGGGAAGTGGCGGTACAGCCATTGTGGGCCCTGGAGGGATCGCATTGACACATCCGCGAAGTTTAGCTATTGCTGGTCCAGGTGCTAAAGTTATAGCAGTTCCAGAACATGTTGATTTGGCACGATTGGCTTTACGATCCAATGCAAGACAATTACCTATTGAAGGCGAGGTGGTCGCGACTGGTCCTATTATTTATTACAATCCACCAACGACACCGTGATAGAAGTCGTGGTGATCAGTTCACTaattttatctatatttttgccaCAAGTACCTTAAGTTCATTGGCTATAAAAGCGTTCGTCATTATTATCAGAGGATGCGATGAGTTGATTTTTTCCGATATTAAATATCGAACACTAAATCCTGACAACACTAATTCAAGCGTTTGCTGACCATAACCAGTGTTCTAAGCCATAGTTAATCAAACAGCTCAATTCTCTCTCACTCCGAGAACTCTCACACTCACGATCAATTTTAGATTTGAAGTTACAAATCTTCCATGTCATACTACAGTAATCGGTAGTAGTAGTTCACCTACTTCTGACGCCTCATCTTCGAACTATTCGACCGATTCGTCAAAAAATACCAATTGGACCGAGATGTCTCCCTTTTTCGAAGTTACAGAAGAGTAAAGAGTCTGTTAAGTAATGCTCGTCCCGCTCATGGTCCCgcttaaacaagaaaattccTAAGTACTTTTACCCCCGTCAtctaaaatcaaattgaaactgTTGTGTTTAGCCATCCTCCGATAATATACCTTGTCATAACCTTTTTTTagtcaatttcgttttttgtttgtaaatattttagttCTTAAGAATCTTTGTTGTGCTCTTTAAATtatcgtaaataaaaaaaaatttaaacaaaaaaaacctccaCGTTTAGCAGTTTAATTTTGCACGTTGTTGATTTCTCGATAGATTAACAGAATGTGACTAACATTTTCCGTAATTCAACAAATCAAAATCGCATAATAAAAGTAAACTTTTTAAAATCCACACAATAGACGGCGGCCATCAGGACCTTGGTTAATGTATCAAAGACATGGCATGCCAAGAACATACTACAGCTCATCGCAATTTTCCCCATCATCAAACCAATTACCACACCATTTACCAACGGTAAATCAATCTCGAGATCAATCCTTGTACAAAATGAGTGTAGAATTGACGACGAAGCGACCAACGAATTCACCGCTACCGTCAAACAAACCCGAAAAAGTGCAATCATTGCCGTCACAAATTGccacaaattttcgattatttcacGCCATTCAAGTATCCAAAGATAAATTTCACATCAGACAAGTGTATCCTGTCGTATCACAGCCTTTGGCTGACGTTTCAAAACGAGACGGTTTCGCCACAGCTACATCTGTAACATCAGCAGACAATCCAGTATCCATACCGGCATTATCCGAATCGACTGTCGGAGGAGCTACGTTGATACTGGAACCGTCGTCAAAGGCAGTTGTAGGTAACGGAGGAATAGCAATTTCATCACCAGTCTCACGTGCAATTTTACGTAAAAATATGGGAACTCGTGTTCTCTATCGTCCTGAATCGGTGGCTATTGCTGGAGTCGGCGGAACCGCTCATGCCCAGTCTGATTTGATTTTAGATTATGTGGAGTAAAAGTAGGTCGACACTACcggatcaaaaaaaaaaagaacatgtTCTTGGATCTCTACTGGTTGCCATAAAATGATgcatttattataattttaattttgatttttgcaataaaatacTTCCCGCTGTACTGTACAAATTGCTTTTAGTTTTAATGctgtaaataaaaaagctTGTAAATTAATGTGACGGAAAGACTTGGGAGGCAGTTGAGACGCTGCCAATGAAGCAACCTTCGAGATAGGCTTATAAATCAGTGGTTAAGATAAACCCAggtattaatttttctttattttatttagagCACAGCATATACCATAGTTCTTGACATAGTCTTAATCAATTTTCTGGATGCGAAGACATAATTTATGtcacataaatttaaatacatcatcacggcagagtaaactAAACCAGTCAGGATCGGTTTATTTGACAGCCCGAATTATCTAGCAGCCttacattttccaaataaaataaattaatttatgtcagtgttcatttgacttcattttcatacagcgTATAGGTTCTAAAAGAAGttcttttcacttttcaaaaattaaccgCTACTgccctggtttattttactatgcCGTGATATCATATTTTCTTTCGGTCACGTCGACTTTATTTTGGCTGATGGGTGCGAGCAGATCCGCTATAGGTACCGActtttttgtatatattttCAAAAGTCCTCCAATGCTCACAAATATGTAATCGTAGCAGAAGTTTGCCAAAAAACAATCAATACTCTACACAGAAATTCCACAATCTTAAAATATTGAATCAGATCACAAGCGGCTAAGTCGTTTTGAGAAACTGTACTACTTCGTTAGACTTATTTAATGATGTGAATGAACAAAGCAGAGATTGGTAAACCTCTTTACCACCTTTAGAACTATAGAAATAGTATGTCACCTATAAAAGGATACCAAAAGTAAATGGAACATGTTATTTGCAACTACTCAATggacttcaagcatgagtggtactctaaatagggtactgaaacttgacagtgtgtcacacaactgtaaaacactctgtaaaaatgttttcatgtaaaatagagtactttatgcagctgaccactatgatcacttcTACtttcacttttgcttgaagtccGTTGAACTACTCCAAAAGGGTGGGAACCACCTAAAGTAGgtgaaaaaatttgtaaaatattttttgcagcctttgcaactacttcaaagGCTCGCTACTCGCTACATTAGAAATATTTCACAAAGTAAAACCAAAGCACAGTAATGAGTTGATTGATaaatattcaaagaaattattaaacattttgatCAAATGATATCAATCATAGCATCTGCAACCAAGCAGTAGAACAGATTTTCTAAGAGGAGCCTGCGTGTGCAACCCTACCATGTTGTCATTATAAAAGATGAGAGTCGCCGGTGTAGCTCTAGTTGCTCTAGTGCTATGTTTCCATACCACTTATGATGATAATGAAGGTTTATTGTGGGTGCGTAGAAAAACACAGGTATAATCGACTCATAGATATTGTGTGCAAGACATAGGCATATTATACCATGCATCGGCAATGTACCATGTACGGAACAAGAAGTGTGGTAGGCAGAAATTGAAATGAGCTTATTTTAAAACTATTCGTTCACTTGCTTTGACTTTTATATATTAGCGTTAGGCTTTATTTTCATAGTGCTTCGCGCGTGAAGTTATATGTTCTtgaaaaaacaatattattttgactCATCCTAcgctaaaataaaaattccgaCCAACGTAACTTTACAAATAACAATGATATTTgtggttttactttttagaCTGCGACTCGAGCACCGTTCCGATCCGGAAGAGCTAGTCACGAATCTTCCATTTTATGGTGGCGCGAAAGGGCAAGTACTTCAAATAAGACGTAACCCCGACGGAACCATTACTACTGAAATTGTTAAACAAGACAAAgtggaaatcgaaaaagaaGTATCCGAGGACATGAACTcctttcaagaaaatttggcAAGCATTCAGAAGGCCGCCTCTGAATTGGTTAATTTGCAACAAGCGATAAAAAGTTCCGGGAAATTGACCGAAGGCGACCGGAGTAAATATGCCGAGAACTTGGAAAAACTCGGAATATCTGCGCAGAATCTAGCGCACATACAACAAAacggtgatgatgatgattttaGATTGTTGTTCCAAGGACCATTGTTCCATAGACAACAGAGCAATCTTAACTTAGGAAAGACTGAAGATGCTAACGATGACGAGGAGGATGTTGGAGAACAAGTAGAAGACGGA is a window of Bradysia coprophila strain Holo2 unplaced genomic scaffold, BU_Bcop_v1 contig_350, whole genome shotgun sequence DNA encoding:
- the LOC119081105 gene encoding uncharacterized protein LOC119081105 — encoded protein: MKWLIVIIATLHLSGMAWSKPGVEIEEQRLLRIPQSYPRHQATETNSNTQKILSEIERINIEFGYLKKEPQVSPRIDLESYFYPRPAYHPIHQRYNNGMVLPPTIRQLSMDDESSQFNPFNTQTFYYPTPYLQVPYAESAQPFQRVDKSQKFGPSSAEMTAGNVENEFLDYAPQYDPNRMQGKLVRDFIQEKALVQAVKKIVSEIKDNNKSQQLDTAVIINKIEEESRTSHKQHHHHRGHTSTQSHVTKKHKTKPDDGEDSIVIYAQPVKENLVTVTPQLVATTPRLVTTSSQSTTIQGKFFTRPKPKPQTNSTADLLYKTTESPPPIVSNIEPSAEKEESPLGKGPFSSFLNNQKEQVLEALREGGIIIQRLRVKEGGIAIAGPGGVATAGSGGTAIVGPGGIALTHPRSLAIAGPGAKVIAVPEHVDLARLALRSNARQLPIEGEVVATGPIIYYNPPTTPLIGSSSSPTSDASSSNYSTDSSKNTNWTEMSPFFEVTEERRPSGPWLMYQRHGMPRTYYSSSQFSPSSNQLPHHLPTVNQSRDQSLYKMSVELTTKRPTNSPLPSNKPEKVQSLPSQIATNFRLFHAIQVSKDKFHIRQVYPVVSQPLADVSKRDGFATATSVTSADNPVSIPALSESTVGGATLILEPSSKAVVGNGGIAISSPVSRAILRKNMGTRVLYRPESVAIAGVGGTAHAQSDLILDYVELRLEHRSDPEELVTNLPFYGGAKGQVLQIRRNPDGTITTEIVKQDKVEIEKEVSEDMNSFQENLASIQKAASELVNLQQAIKSSGKLTEGDRSKYAENLEKLGISAQNLAHIQQNGDDDDFRLLFQGPLFHRQQSNLNLGKTEDANDDEEDVGEQVEDGTVEEETPDTDSIQISTPDDDASIAEAKPVGLAIAGEGGVASSKPIATAVVGPGGLAIARPIATAIAGITPSEVQGLGIPLGSHKTGTRFHSVNIPTAHRYGLTSVSNGIGLLVGPSFSHESRVPEKDISADDSHKEDNKAEPNNKKDEKPIESETATNNESKTQSNKQPMQKPVIGPNLNGINQFQMSQRYPNPQNFLQQNPFNMGPAHHFQAGQRFAQGSNGQQPQPNQHPHSPDAILPGQYPFIPPVTPFRFNWDSAPIEPTQSYEPIPFMDNRAFNPAPVYPFVPPVNPYQFYQHFNRQY